The Nostoc sp. 'Lobaria pulmonaria (5183) cyanobiont' DNA window AGCTTGCTTGATTAACTCAAACATTTGTCGGCAGTAATTATCTAGGTGGAGTGGTAGTTCTTCATTTTTAATCACAATACTCATCCGGGTTTCTGTTTCAGTAGATTTTGATTTATCAATCAGTACTTCTACTGTTATTAATTTAGGAAAAGGAACATTTCCAGGAACCTCACGAGCGATAATATATTCGGCTGTGTGATATTGAATATCCAACTGACAGTCCTGTAGAAGTTCTACAAGTAACGGCAACAGATGGTCACTAGGAACAGAAACAAGAAATGAACAGGTATAGCGAGCCATAATAGCCCCAAGCCTTGCAACACTCTGTCCATCCTATAATACCGAAGTATCTAAATATAAAGTCATTAAAAAATCAAAGTTTTTGAGAGCAGCTACTACCAGATATCCAGTCAACGAAGAGGCAGAAGGCAAGAGGCAGAAGGCAGGAGGGAAACCCCATAAATAAATTTAGGAAATTTAGGCGTTCCGTGAGCGTCAGCTGAACGGGGTTTCAATAAGGACGCAGTATTTTTTGTGGCACTTTCCGCTCGAAATACATATTTTATTCTTTCTTGTCTAAGACACGCTCCGCGAACATAAATAAATTTACTTGATCTAGAAGAAAGTGCAGAGGGCAAAAAATATGTTTTCTTCCTCCTGCCTCCTGCCCTCTGCCTTCTTTGGTAAGCTGAAAGTTTGATCAAAAACTTTACAATAAAGGTTTGGCTGAGGTAGAAAATGAAAGTCGCAATTACTGGATCAACAGGATTTGTCGGTAGTCGTTTGGTACAACGATTACACGGAGAAGGTCATAAAATAGTAGTATTAACTCGGAATACCACTTTTGCTCAAAAAGTTTTTCCATCTGAGGCTTTCCCTAATGTAGAAATTGTTGGCTATATACCAAATGCATCTGGTTCTTGGCAAAGTGTCATCGCTAGTTGTGATGGCGTAGTTAATTTGGCAGGAGAACCTATTGGTGAAGGACGTTGGACACCAGAACGGAAACAAGAAATCCTCAATAGCCGGAAGTTAGGTACACAAAAAATAGTTGAAGCAATAGCCAATGCTAACTCCAAACCATCTGTGTTAATTAACGCTTCGGCGATTGGCTACTACGGCACCAGTGAAACTGCTACCTTTGATGAAACCAGTCTATCTGGTAACGATTTTCTTGCCCAAGTCTGCCAAGCTTGGGAAGCTGAGGCGACAAAAGTAAAAGATGATGGCGTACGACTGGTAATTCTGCGTTTTGGGATTGTTCTGGGCAATGGTGGTGCTTTAGGTAAAATGATTCCGCCTTTCAAACTCTTCGCTGGTGGTCCTATTGGCAGTGGTCGGCAGTGGTTCTCATGGATTCACGTAGACGATTTAGTTAACCTGATTTTGCAAGCTTTAACTAAACCGGAAATAGAAGGTGTATATAATGCCACTGCTCCTAACCCAGTGCGAATGGCAGATTTAAGCCAAACTTTGGGACAAGTGATGAATCGACCTTCTTGGTTGCCTGTTCCTGGTTTTGCGATCGAAGCCCTTTTAGGAGACGGGGCTATAGTAGTTTTAGAAGGTCAGCAAGTTATCCCAAAACGTGCCGTGCAAACAGGCTTTGAGTACAAATATCCTAATTTGCAATCGGCATTAACACAAATTCTTAATTAATAAGGGAGTGGGGAGTAAGAATTTTAGATTTGAGATTTTGGATTTTAGATTGAAATTTAATCCAAAATCTCAAATCCAAAATCCAAAATTGAATTGCCCCATGCCCAATTCTTTGACTATTGACTAGAAAGAAATTTTTTGGAAACCCAACTGATAATACCGCTGAGAATGGCACCGCCCATGAGGATGCCAATTGCTGGGTTAAACAAGGGTTGCCACAGTTGATGCCACAAATCCAAACCCAGGTTTACTCCTGCGGCATCACCGATCGCAGCGATCGCTAACCAGCCAAAGCCAAACAAAACCAAAAAAACATCTGCGACTAAAACCATGTTTAGCCAATTTAACAATTTATCTTTCATGATTGGAGTGGAGAATGGAGATTGGGGATTGGAGAATGGGAATTGGGAATGGGGAGTTGGTATTAGCAAGAAACAAGGTACACAAGAGAGAAACTGATTCAATAATTTTTCCTTTGTCCCTATTGTCCCACTCCCTATCCTTTACTTTTCAAACAGCCAATTTTTGACTTTTGTTAAACTCTGCCAATCTGGTTTTCTACTTAAACCGTCCTCAATACTATTTTTTATTTCATCACTCCATTCTTTATTGACAAAAATTAACTGTTGTGCTAGATCAATATGTTCCCGCAAACCTTTTTGCTTTGTTTCCAGCATTGCTAAGGCGAGATTGATTCTAGCCTGGGGATCTTGTGGATTTAACTTGACTGCCTTCTGTCCAGCTTTGTAAGCCAAGTTGGGTTTGTTATCGAGTAGATACAACCACGCTAAACAAACCCAAGCAGCACTAGTTTTAGGAGCGCGATCGCACACTTCTTTAAACACAGGGATTAAAGATTCTACTGATTCTCCTGCTTTATAGCGTTCTAAACCTGTATCAAACAGGGATTCAACTGTTTGAGTCATATTAAATTAATCATGAGTCATTAGTCATTGGTGAGTCAGTGCGGTCTTGGGGGTTTCCCCCATGAGCAACTGGCGAACCCGAAGGGTCAATTGTCATTTGTCTTTCGTCCAATAACCAGGGACAAATGACAATTGACAATATTACACCCCAAATGACTTGCCGCAACCACAAGTTTGATTAGCATTGGGGTTAGTAAATTGGAAACCACCGCCAATCATGGCATCGCTGTAATCGAGCATCAAACCGTAGAGATATAACAGACTCTTGCGATCGCTGACAATTTTGAAGCCATCATAGTCAAAAACTTCATCATCAGGGGCGATCTTGCTGGTATCTTCAAAATCCATCATGTAAGACATCCCAGAACAGCCACCCTGACGTACTCCTACCCGTAAGCAGAAGTCTGTGCCTTGCTTGTCCCGGAGGGATTTTACCTGGTGCAATGCGGCTTCGCTCAACAGAATTCCGCGTTGTTGAGCCTGAATTGCTTGTGTCATCTGCTTTTCAACTCCCTAATTAGTATAAGCTTTACCCTATATCGGCTTGTTAATGCTTCTGGGTTGCTCGTTAAGTGTTTTTGTATTCATTCTAGCGGCTTAGATGTTACTAGATGCCAAATTGTAAACACTCCGTCAAAAGTAGCCAAAGATTTCTATTCTAGAATTGAGAGACTCAGTGTGTTTATACATTCGGTATTCTTGAAATTCAAGCCTTGCGGCAGCCTGAGAAGCAACCATCCTTCAGGTGCAGCCATAAAAATTTAATTCGAGGCTAGCTATCCCCCAAAGTTTACTTCCAAATTGCTTCTTTTGATCTCTATGACAAGTTTTAATCGCTCTACCAGTCGTCGGTTGAAGAAATTAACTCAAATTCCTTCTGTATGGGAGGGCGATCGCCGTCCGTTGTCATCACCAAACCAGCAGTCAGATTTAGAGGCAAAGGGAGAATGCATTCTTTGGGTAGATTATTCCCAAGGTGTTGTTCGAGGAATGGACGTAGTAGCTTCAGATATTGGCCCAGAAGCAATAGTTCGCACCTTAATGCAAGCAATGGAGCATCCTCAAAGTCCAGCAAGACCTGCCAGACCTCAAAGAATTGTAGTCAAAGACCGTGAGATCCAATTTTACCTGCGGGGAGTGCTACAAGATTTGGATATCGCTATTGACTACGCACCAGAACTGCCTTTAATTGACGAACTGTTTCGTGGATTCGCCGATATCCTCGATAGTCAAACCCCTGACTTACCCCCACAGTATGCGCAAATCTTGCGAGAGAAAGCATTTGCAATTTGGCAAGCAGCACCTTGGGAATTTTTGGAAGAACAGCAAATTTTGTCAATCGAGATTAATAAGTGGGATGTTGGCACAGTTTACGCCTCAGTCATGGGAATGCTGGGAATGGAGTATGGGATTTTGTTTTATCGCTCAGAAGAGTCTTTAAAACAGTTTCGTGCCGCAGTTCTAACAGATGAAGAATCAACAGAGCATCTAGAAGAAGCGTTCCTTAAGCAAGATTGCTTGTTTCTCACTTTTGAGAGCATTGACGAAACCGATGAAGATGACGATGAAGAAGATGATTTGGCGGATCTGCCATTATCAGAAATTGACCCTACTTTTGGTAATATCCACCCCTTAGAAGGACTACGGTCTGTTTTGTATGACGAAGAAGCATTGGTAATCTTGGTTGCGATCGAAAGCCTGAGTCGCTTTATTCGCGATCGCCGTCGCCAACTTCATGAGGACATCTTC harbors:
- a CDS encoding iron-sulfur cluster assembly accessory protein translates to MTQAIQAQQRGILLSEAALHQVKSLRDKQGTDFCLRVGVRQGGCSGMSYMMDFEDTSKIAPDDEVFDYDGFKIVSDRKSLLYLYGLMLDYSDAMIGGGFQFTNPNANQTCGCGKSFGV
- a CDS encoding tetratricopeptide repeat protein codes for the protein MTQTVESLFDTGLERYKAGESVESLIPVFKEVCDRAPKTSAAWVCLAWLYLLDNKPNLAYKAGQKAVKLNPQDPQARINLALAMLETKQKGLREHIDLAQQLIFVNKEWSDEIKNSIEDGLSRKPDWQSLTKVKNWLFEK
- a CDS encoding DUF6930 domain-containing protein is translated as MTSFNRSTSRRLKKLTQIPSVWEGDRRPLSSPNQQSDLEAKGECILWVDYSQGVVRGMDVVASDIGPEAIVRTLMQAMEHPQSPARPARPQRIVVKDREIQFYLRGVLQDLDIAIDYAPELPLIDELFRGFADILDSQTPDLPPQYAQILREKAFAIWQAAPWEFLEEQQILSIEINKWDVGTVYASVMGMLGMEYGILFYRSEESLKQFRAAVLTDEESTEHLEEAFLKQDCLFLTFESIDETDEDDDEEDDLADLPLSEIDPTFGNIHPLEGLRSVLYDEEALVILVAIESLSRFIRDRRRQLHEDIFPTLSRRYRISLPQSEESTKSVAVTVSTMPQLAAELEEMAGFGIDDREIDNLDFQSLRDDLIPEDSFLSLGVVSWEMLDSLRKGVSYHQASEIKQVGDGLPVILIQTSRPKAKTVIERIEAAGGLRAICFNPGADPFDGDRYDLGLLQTQNGELFLFGEFLDEDPIHVEARKKWNQRCKNTLGYCGLIIAKGLTGASRGNPQLRDMMALFEGRSLSPKNLGIGTLQLMPQLKFE
- the thyD gene encoding thylakoid membrane protein ThyD, which codes for MKVAITGSTGFVGSRLVQRLHGEGHKIVVLTRNTTFAQKVFPSEAFPNVEIVGYIPNASGSWQSVIASCDGVVNLAGEPIGEGRWTPERKQEILNSRKLGTQKIVEAIANANSKPSVLINASAIGYYGTSETATFDETSLSGNDFLAQVCQAWEAEATKVKDDGVRLVILRFGIVLGNGGALGKMIPPFKLFAGGPIGSGRQWFSWIHVDDLVNLILQALTKPEIEGVYNATAPNPVRMADLSQTLGQVMNRPSWLPVPGFAIEALLGDGAIVVLEGQQVIPKRAVQTGFEYKYPNLQSALTQILN